A DNA window from Arachis hypogaea cultivar Tifrunner chromosome 18, arahy.Tifrunner.gnm2.J5K5, whole genome shotgun sequence contains the following coding sequences:
- the LOC112772602 gene encoding putative disease resistance RPP13-like protein 1, which translates to MAEALVAGSFLSASVQTLLETITSVQFQDFFRKTWNLNESILDELETTLLTLQAVLNDAEQKQITNPSVKEWLQRLKDAVHEAEDLLDEVNTVALRHNLEDQHPHQSVAGKVRRFLCSGFRFHRDMNSNLEALCRRLRLFAAQKNGLGLQLVSMRVLVRAPTSSVANELGVVGRDGDKEKLMSFLLTNDANGNNNRIGVITIFGMAGVGKTTLAQLLYNDPRVEENFDLKAWTSVSEVFDATVVTKALLESLACKHFEGDNLDFLQIELRQMVKGKKFLFVLDDLWNNKYVEWDHLRAPFSEGKQGSRIIITTRQRDVAKMTHTFPIYHLEPLSHEDCWSLLSKHSFENTDPRRQPRLEMIGRKIADKCGGLPIAAKTLGGILRSKVDENEWTNILNSNIWELLNDDILPALWLSYIYLPACLKRCFAYCSIFPKGYPLNKKHVVLLWMAEGLLQQGQEKSMEEMGNQYFDELLSRSIIQQEGECYVMHDLINDLATVVSGKSCNRFEGSEITESVRHFSYSRGKYDSSTKFESCYRAKCLRTFLPMPLTDDPTLWWYWKHYLTKRITHDFLLRQRRLRVLSLANYDNINELPNSIDIGNLVKLRHLDITGTKLKMSRQITTLQHLQTLSTFVVDKQCEGLKLKDMRCFPKLQGKLSIMELCNVDQTIDALEANLKNKQFIEELVLDWSKQADQGLGTETEVLEHLQPSRNIKKFIIESYNGTKFPSWFADSSFSNIVFLSISGCNYCLFLPPLGQLPSLKELYVTRMKTIKIIGPEFYGTSSSSSPFQPFPSLEILSFEEMLDWEEWHVFSIEGLEFPFPSLKHLRLYNCPKLKGHLPRHLPSSLTDVNISYCDQLEASTLHWIASTKSLTIIDGGQHLLPILETDSQCSLSYMKIERSDRLTSFPRMVLSSHCLSDLYLTKVPSFTSFPTESMPSLRTLMLSECKNLEFLPDEACRNYSSLENLMIWDSCHSLSCFPFGSLPVLKYLHIWGCPNLISISFSSVDSYAQNLSNLQILRISNCPNLESFPQGGLSTPNLMEFKVINCGKLNSLPERMNILYALQDLDISNVPQLVSFPQGGLPPKLRSVFIGFCKSLSPVAISEYGFQWLSSLLKLGIGGDDLVQSFLEENSNAFQHLTILQELHILRCSKIESLPEDRLPSSLLLLRIQDCPLLEARYNNRRKTHFSKISHIPTIRINEDVII; encoded by the exons ATGGCTGAAGCTTTAGTAGCAGGATCATTTCTATCTGCTTCCGTGCAGACTTTATTGGAGACAATAACCTCAGTGCAGTTCCAAGACTTCTTCAGGAAGACATGGAATCTGAATGAATCAATCTTGGATGAGTTGGAAACTACGTTGTTGACTCTTCAGGCTGTCCTCAATGATGCAGAACAGAAGCAGATTACCAACCCTTCAGTCAAAGAATGGCTTCAGAGGCTAAAAGATGCAGTGCATGAAGCAGAGGACTTGTTAGATGAAGTCAACACTGTGGCATTAAGGCACAATTTGGAGGATCAGCATCCACATCAATCTGTTGCCGGCAAGGTAAGGAGATTTCTTTGTTCTGGTTTTCGGTTTCACAGGGATATGAACTCAAACTTAGAGGCCTTGTGCCGAAGGCTTCGACTATTTGCTGCACAGAAAAATGGTCTTGGCTTGCAACTTGTTAGCATGAGGGTGTTGGTTAGAGCACCAACAAGTTCTGTGGCAAATGAGTTGGGTGTAGTTGGTAGAGATGGTGATAAGGAAAAATTGATGAGTTTTCTGTTAACAAATGATGCAAACGGCAACAATAACAGAATAGGGGTGATTACAATTTTTGGCATGGCTGGTGTTGGCAAAACCACCCTTGCACAGCTTTTGTACAATGATCCTAGAGTTGAAGAGAATTTTGATCTGAAAGCATGGACATCTGTTTCTGAAGTATTTGATGCCACTGTGGTAACAAAAGCCCTTCTGGAGTCACTGGCTTGTAAGCATTTTGAAGGCGATAATCTAGATTTTCTCCAAATTGAATTGAGGCAAATGGTTAAGGGGAAAAAGTTCTTGTTTGTGTTGGATGATCTTTGGAATAATAAATATGTGGAGTGGGATCACTTGCGAGCGCCTTTTAGTGAGGGAAAACAAGGGAGTAGGATCATCATCACAACTCGCCAAAGAGATGTTGCTAAAATGACACACACATTCCCAATTTACCATTTAGAACCATTGTCCCATGAAGATTGTTGGTCACTGCTGTCCAAGCATTCATTCGAAAACACTGATCCTAGAAGACAACCCAGGTTGGAAATGATTGGCAGAAAAATTGCAGACAAGTGTGGTGGCTTACCTATAGCTGCAAAGACATTAGGAGGCATTTTGAGGTCCAAAGTGGATGAAAATGAATGGACCAATATTTTAAATAGTAACATCTGGGAGCTACTAAACGATGATATTCTACCTGCTCTTTGGTTAAGCTATATCTATCTCCCTGCTTGTTTAAAAAGATGTTTTGCTTATTGTTCAATTTTCCCGAAAGGGTATCCTCTGAATAAGAAACACGTAGTACTACTTTGGATGGCAGAGGGTTTGCTCCAACAAGGCCAGGAGAAATCAATGGAAGAAATGGGTAATCAATATTTTGATGAGCTATTGTCAAGATCAATAATTCAACAAGAGGGAGAGTGTTATGTAATGCATGACTTAATCAATGACTTGGCCACAGTTGTGTCAGGAAAGAGTTGTAACAGGTTTGAGGGCTCTGAAATAACAGAAAGCGTCCGGCACTTTTCCTATTCCAGAGGTAAGTATGACTCTTCGACCAAATTTGAAAGTTGTTATAGAGCAAAATGCTTGAGGACGTTCCTCCCAATGCCGTTGACTGATGATCCAACTTTATGGTGGTATTGGAAGCATTACCTGACCAAAAGGATCACACATGATTTCCTGCTCAGACAAAGACGCCTGCGAGTGCTATCATTGGCGAACTATGATAACATCAATGAATTGCCTAATTCAATAG ACATAGGAAACTTGGTTAAGTTGCGTCATCTCGATATCACTGGCACGAAGTTGAAGATGTCAAGACAGATAACAACCTTACAACACCTCCAAACCCTGAGTACTTTTGTTGTTGACAAACAATGTGAGGGACTAAAGCTTAAAGATATGCGATGCTTCCCGAAACTGCAGGGAAAACTATCAATCATGGAACTGTGCAATGTGGATCAAACAATAGATGCACTTGAAGCAAACTTGAAGAACAAACAGTTCATCGAGGAGTTGGTGTTAGATTGGAGCAAGCAAGCTGATCAAGGTTTAGGAACTGAAACTGAGGTCCTTGAGCATCTGCAGCCATCAAGAAACATAAAGAAGTTCATCATAGAGTCCTACAATGGAACCAAATTCCCAAGTTGGTTTGCAGATTCTTCATTTTCGAATATTGTGTTCTTGTCTATTAGTGGCTGCAACTATTGCTTATTTCTCCCACCACTTGGACAACTGCCTTCTCTCAAGGAACTTTATGTTACAAGGATGAAAACGATAAAGATTATTGGTCCTGAGTTTTATGGTACTTCTAGTTCTTCCTCTCCTTTTCAACCATTTCCATCCCTTGAGATCTTATCATTTGAGGAAATGCTAGACTGGGAGGAATGGCATGTGTTCAGTATAGAAGGCTTAGAGTTCCCTTTTCCATCTCTTAAGCATCTACGTTTGTACAATTGTCCTAAGCTGAAGGGTCATTTACCGCGCCATCTTCCTTCTAGTTTGACTGATGTTAACATATCATACTGTGATCAATTGGAAGCATCTACTCTACATTGGATTGCATCAACTAAAAGTTTGACTATCATTGATGGGGGTCAACATCTTTTGCCAATCCTTGAGACAGATTCGCAGTGCTCGCTGTCCTACATGAAGATCGAAAGGAGTGATAGGCTGACATCTTTTCCCAGAATGGTTCTTAGCAGCCATTGTCTCAGTGACTTGTATCTTACCAAAGTTCCATCTTTTACCTCTTTCCCAACCGAAAGCATGCCGTCTTTGCGAACATTAATGCTATCAGAATGCAAGAATTTGGAATTCCTACCTGATGAAGCTTGTAGGAATTACAGTTCACTTGagaatttgatgatttgggataGTTGTCACTCTCTCAGTTGCTTTCCATTTGGATCTCTCCCTGTACTCAAATATCTTCATATTTGGGGCTGCCCCAATCTCATATCAATTTCTTTTTCAAGTGTTGACAGTTATGCACAAAATTTGTCAAATCTTCAAATATTGAGAATAAGCAACTGTCCTAATCTGGAATCATTTCCTCAAGGTGGATTGTCCACTCCCAACCTAATGGAATTCAAGGTCATTAATTGTGGGAAGCTAAACTCACTACCGGAACGGATGAACATTCTCTACGCTCTTCAAGATTTAGATATCTCTAATGTTCCACAACTTGTGTCATTTCCTCAAGGTGGCTTGCCGCCGAAGCTACGATCCGTGTTCATAGGCTTTTGCAAAAGTCTATCACCCGTGGCTATATCTGAGTATGGTTTCCAGTGGCTCAGTTCTCTTTTGAAGCTTGGAATTGGAGGTGATGATCTTGTTCAATCATTCCTGGAAGAAAATTCAAATGCATTTCAACATCTCACCATTCTTCAAGAGCTTCACATCCTAAGGTGTTCAAAGATTGAGTCCTTGCCTGAAGACAGGTTACCTTCCTCTCTTTTATTATTGAGGATTCAGGATTGTCCCCTTCTAGAAGCAAGGTACAATAATAGGAGAAAGACACATTTCTCTAAGATTTCTCACATACCTACCATAAGAATAAATGAAGATGTCATAATATAA